One region of Eleutherodactylus coqui strain aEleCoq1 chromosome 5, aEleCoq1.hap1, whole genome shotgun sequence genomic DNA includes:
- the LOC136629025 gene encoding gastrula zinc finger protein XlCGF57.1-like, with translation MEKDISKMTESILSLTLEILLQLTGEDYIVVKKTSIDGCQAPVSDEWGRPLSPIPGPPFHSLIHEDINVQKILELTNKMIELLTGEVPIRCQDVAVYFSMEEWEYLEGHKDLYKEAMMETRQPLPSPVPSSKRSPPERCPRRLLPQDHQLLYQDEDLTNINTTETNVRGDQRCKEEIPTGNHPDDSIGSSEGCLISADCKAEDCGITQDTDEEPAIIPDVSSALHSKDPSSDPLIQGPSSDSSQTEKQKKSHRREEHQRTHTGEKSYSCSECGKCFTKNRNLVKHQRTHTREKPYSCQECEKCFLSKTDLSNHQKIHKGEKPFSCSECGKCFTRKPNLIVHQRRHTGTEPYSCSECGERFCVKSHLLVHQRFHTGEKPFSCSECGNRFTVKSHLVIHQRIHTGEKPFSCSECGKRFKVKSDLVTHQRIHTGVKPFLCTDCGKCFTLKSTLVTHQRTHTGEKPFVCLECGKCFIKKSDLASHHRIHTGEEPFSCSVCGKSFTQKASLVKHQRIHTEEKPFLCTLSVLKKYSV, from the exons ATGGAAAAGGACATTAGCAAGATGACAGAAAGTATATTAAGTCtaaccctagagatactcttacagcttactggagag GATTAcatagtagtgaagaagacctctattgatggctgtcaggcccctgtgtctgatgaatggggaagacccctgagcccaatcccgGGGCCCCCATTTCactccctgatacatgaggacatcaatgtacagaagattctagaactcaccaacaagatgattgagctgctgactggagag gttcctataaggtgtcaggatgtcgctgtctatttctccatggaggagtgggagtatttagaaggacacaaggatctgtacaaggaggccatgatggagacccgccagccgctcccatcaccag ttccatccagtaagagaagcccaccagagagatgtccccgtcgtcttcttccacaggaccatcag cttttatatcaggatgaagatctgaccaatattaatactacagagacaaatgtgaggggcgatcagcggtgtaaagaggagattcctacaggtaaccacccag atgacagtATCGGGAGCTCTGAGGGATGTCTGATATCTGCTGACtgtaaagcagaagattgtggtatcacacaagatacagatgaagaacctgccattatcccagatgtttcctcagcccttcacagcaaagatccatcatctgatcctcttatacagggcccatcttctgattcatcacagactgagaagcaaaagaaaagtcacagaagggaagaacatcagagaactcatacaggggaaaagtcatattcatgttcagaatgtgggaaatgttttactaagaatagaaatcttgttaaacatcagagaactcacacaagagagaagccgtattcatgtcaaGAATGTGAGAAATGCTTTTTAAGTAAAACGGATCTATCTaatcatcagaaaattcacaaaggggagaagccattttcatgttcagagtgCGGAAAATGTTTTACACGGAAACCAAATCTTATTGTACATCAACGTCGTCACACAGGGACggagccatattcatgttcagaatgtggggaaCGTTTTTGTGTGAAATCACATCTTCTTGTACATCAGAgatttcacacaggggagaaaccattttcatgttcagaatgtgggaaccgttttactgtgaaatcacatcttgtcatacatcagagaattcacacaggggaaaagccattttcatgttcagaatgtgggaaacgttttaaagtgaaatcagatcttgttacacatcagagaattcacacaggggtgaAACCATTTTTATgtacagattgtgggaaatgttttactttgaaatcaactcttgttacacatcaaagaacccacacaggggagaagccatttgtatgtttagaatgtgggaaatgttttataaagAAATCAGATCTAGCTAGTCAtcacagaattcacacaggggaggagccattttcatgttcagtatgtgggaaaagttttactcAGAAAGCAtcgcttgttaaacatcagagaattcatacagagGAAAAGCCATTTTTATGTACTTTAAGTGTTTTAAAAAAGTATTCCGTTTAG